The Pelagovum sp. HNIBRBA483 sequence CGAAGCCCGTATGGCGATCACGATGGCACAATCGGGCGGTATGGGCGTCATTCACCGCAACCTCACAGTCGATGAACAAGCGCAGGAAGTGCGGCGCGTGAAGCGCTTTGTGTCCGGAATTGTTTATAATCCGATCACCCTGACACCTGATCAGACAATGGCAGATGCGCAGGCTTTGATGGAGCGCTACAGGGTGACGGGATTTCCTGTTGTCAGGCCAGACGGCCGCGTCGTAGGGATCGTGACCAATCGCGACATGCGCTTTGCGAGCGATGAGACAACACCTGTCAGCGCCGTGATGACCACGGATAATCTGGCTATTTTGCAGGAACCGGCGGACCGTGAAGAAGCGCGGAACCTGATGAGAGCGCGCCGGATCGAGAAGCTTTTGATCACAGACAAAGACGGAAAATTGACTGGCCTGCTGACCCTTAAAGACAGCGAGCAGGCCGTGCTCAACCCCTCGGCCTGTAAGGACGATCTGGGACGGCTGCGCGTAGCCGCTGCATCGACCGTGGGAGATGCGGGTTTCGAGCGTTCGCAAGCTCTAATTGATGCAGGTGTCGATATCGTTGTGATCGACACTGCGCATGGCCACTCGGAGGGTGTGGGGAAGGCTGTGGAGCGGGTGAAGAAGCTGTCGTCACATGTGCAGGTCATTGCGGGCAACGTGGCCACGGGTGCCGCGACCAAAGCGCTGATCGACGCAGGCGCGGATGCGGTGAAGGTGGGGATCGGTCCTGGCTCGATCTGTACGACGCGGATGGTTGCAGGTGTCGGGGTGCCGCAACTCACCGCCGTGATGGACTGCGCGGCGGCGGCTGGCGAAACACCTGTCATCGCCGATGGCGGTATCAAGTTCTCGGGCGATTTTGCGAAGGCGATTGCGGCCGGAGCATCCTGCGCGATGGTTGGCAGCATGATTGCCGGTACGGACGAAAGCCCGGGTGAGGTGATCCTCTATCAGGGCCGTTCATTCAAAGCCTATCGCGGTATGGGAAGCCTTGGCGCGATGGCGCGCGGGTCGGCGGACCGGTACTTCCAGAAAGACGCCGCAAGCGACAAACTGGTGCCGGAAGGGATCGAGGGGCAGGTGCCCTACAAAGGACCAGCGGGCGCTGTTTTGCACCAGTTGGTTGGCGGGCTGCGTGCGGCGATGGGCTACACTGGCTGCGCAACTGTCGAGGAGATGCGGAAGAACAGTTCTTTCGTGAAAATCACAGGTGCGGGCCTGAAAGAGAGCCATGTCCATGATGTGCAAATCACCCGCGAAAGCCCCAACTACCGTATTGGATAAGTTGCTGGGTTGAACCCGACGCGGCGCGATGAAACAACGCGCCGCACCGAAGCTATGCGATAAGGAGAGCAGTTTATGCTCGATCTGACTTTCATCCGCTCGGAACTGGCGGCGCATTATGATCTTGCGCCCGATCCGGACTTGGCCGCGAAAATGAGCCCAATCTATGCAAAGATCGACAAGGTCGTGACGCCATTCGACTTTGCGACTTTTGCACCTTATATCGCCGCGATCAACGCGCTTAAGGCTGAGCGAAACGCCGCAATACTGGCGCATAATTATATGACGCCGGAGATTTATCACGGCGTTGCGGATGTGGTTGGCGACAGCCTGCAACTCGCGATCGAGGCGACAAAGGTGCAGGCCGATGTGATCGTGCAATGTGGCGTTCATTTCATGGCGGAGACATCCAAAGTTCTGAACCCGTCCAAAATAGTTTTGATACCGGATATGGATGCTGGTTGCTCGCTGGCCGAAAGCATCACACAAGCCGGCATTGCCGAGATGCGCGCGCGGTATCCGGGAGCGCCTGTTGTCAGCTATGTTAACACCACAGCCGAGGTCAAAGCGGCGTCGGATATTTGCTGCACCTCATCGAATGCCGCTCAGATCGTCGCCGGTTTGCCGGATGAGACGGTCATCATGACGCCGGACAAATATCTTGCGCAGAACGTGGCAAAGCTGGTGCCGCACAAGAACATCGTTTGGTGGGATGGCTCTTGCATTGTGCATGAGCAATATACGGCGGAAGACCTGCGGGAGTTTCGCAGTTGGAACCCCGGCACGCGGATCATCGCGCATCCGGAATGCCCACCTGATGTCGTCGCGGAGTCGGACTTTAGCGGCTCGACTGCCGGAATTATCGCCTATGTGGAAAAAGAGCAGCCCGAAAAGGCGATGCTGGTGACAGAATGCTCGATGGCGTCCAACATCGCTGAGGCCAATCCTGCTGTCGATTTCGTCGGTCCCTGCAATATGTGCCCCTACATGAAAAAGATCACGCTGGAGAAAATTCTCTGGTCGCTGCACAGCATGGAAACACCTGTGGAGGTTGATGCCGCTGTGGCTGAGGGTGCGCGCCAAGCCGTGCAGCGGATGATTGATCTAAGCCAGAAACTGGCTGCCTAAGGGATCATCGGCATGACTGCCCAAATACATACGGATCGGGTGGTCATTGTTGGCGCAGGGCTGGGGGCGCTTTATGCGGCTCTCTCCTTCGCACCGTATCCTGTGCTGGTTATTTCGCCGGAAGCCTTGGGCGCGGGCGCGAGTTCGACCTGGGCGCAGGGTGGTGTTGCGGCGGCGATGGCCAAAACCGATAGTCCCGAGGCGCATGCGAACGATACCATCGCGGCAGGTGCAGGGGCCGTTGATCCGGTGATCGCAGCGCTGGTTACCGCAGAGGCCCGCCAGCATGTGCTCGCCCTGACTGAGCTGGGTACGCCATTCGATCGCGACGCGCAGGGCAATTACCTCCTCAACCATGAAGCAGCGCATTCCGAGGCGCGGGTGGTGCGGGCGCGCGGTGATCAATCCGGCGCCAAAATCATGGAGCGGTTGGTCGCAGCTGTTGAAAACACGCCGTCTGTTCAGGTCTTGGAAGGTTTCGTTGTGACAGGGCTGATCAAGACCAATTCGCAAGTGCGCGGGGTTGAGATCATACCAGTTGCTGGTGGTGCAGCGGCGTGCCGGATCATCGCACCGGCAGTGCTGTTGGCGGCAGGCGGGGTAGGCGGGCTCTACGCAAAAACCACAAATCCGCCGCAGATCCGTGGTGAAGCACTGGGGTTGGCAATTCGTGCGGGCGCGAAGGTTCGGGATCTGGAATTTGTGCAGTTTCATCCCACAGCGATTGATATCGGGCTTGACCCATGCCCGCTGGCGACTGAGGCCTTGCGTGGCGAAGGTGGACTTCTGCTCAACAATGAGGGGGTGCGCTTTGCGCTTGCGCATGATCCACGCGGAGAGCTTGCACCCCGAGACGTCGTTGCAAGGGCGATATTTTCGGAGGAGCGCGCGGGGCGGCGACCTGTTCTGGATGTGCGAGAGGCTGTGGGACAAGCAATGGCGGAGCGCTTTCCAACCGTAACATGCGCTTGCTTGCGCGGAGGGGTCGACCCGTCGCGAGAGCCGATCCCTGTTACCGTCGCCGCGCATTTTCATATGGGTGGCGTGGCAACGGATGAGAATGGGCGGACCAGCCTTGAGGGGCTGTGGGCCTGCGGAGAGGTGGCCTGTACGGGGCTGCACGGTGCAAACAGGCTCGCATCGAACGGGCTATTGGAGGCGCTGGTTTTTGCACAACGCGCGGCGGCTGATATCAGGCAAGGGCTTTGCGGCAATCCTGATCTGACTATGGCGATCGTTCCCCAAGCGAGCGCGGGAAGCGGCGCAAAGATTGATCTGGGTTCCGTGGCGCTTGTGCGCAGAACGATGAGCCGAGATGTTGGCGTCGTGCGTCGGGCTAAGGGGTTACGCTACGCGATTACGGTTATCGGAGAGCTTTTGGCCGCACACGCGGATGACATCCGTTTTATCAATATGTGCACAGCCGCGCTGGCGATTGCCGAGGCGGCACTGGCACGGCCTGACCCATGCGGAAGCCATTTCCGAGATGATCTGTCTAAACTCGTCGATGGCGCGAAACATGAACAATTGAAGGAGCCGCTATGAACGCGCATCTGCCCGACATCATCCTCGAACCGCTCGTCCGCGCCGCGTTGATGGAGGATTTGGGCCAGTTCGGTGACGTTACGACCCGCGCGGTTGTACCTGCTGGAACGCGATATCGCGCACGCATTGTTGCGCGCGAGGAGGGTGTTGTCTCAGGCATGCAAATGGCGCGACTTGCTTTTAAGCTTGTTGATCCGCAGCTGGAGATCTCGGTGCTTTGCGAAGATGGCATGACCTGCAACCGCGGGGATGTGCTGATGACCATCGCTGGAGATGCTGCATCGATCCTGTCTGGTGAGCGCGTGGCGCTTAATTTCGCCGGTAGGATGGCGGGTATTGCAACGATGACGGCGGCCTTCGTTTCGAAGGCAGTCGGAACACAGGCAAAGATTACCTGTACTCGCAAAACAACGCCCGGCCTGAGGGTCGTTGAAAAACAAGCTGTGCTGCATGGCGGAGGCAGTAGTCACCGGTTCAGCCTGTCTGATGCGATCCTCATCAAAGACAACCACATCGCCGCGGCAGGTGGCATTGGCCCGGTGTTGACCGCTGTTAGGCAAAACGCCTCTCATATGGTGCGCGTCGAGATAGAAGTTGACCGGATTGATCAGCTGCAAGAGGTTTTGAACGTTGGCGGGGCGGATGTGGTGTTGCTGGACAATATGACAACCGAAACGCTTGCGGAAGCCGTGCGGCTCGTCGGCGGGCGTTTGGTGACAGAAGCTTCCGGAAACATGAACCTTGGAAGGATCGCAGAGGTCGCAGCAACCGGAGTGGATTTTATTTCGGTTGGCGCTTTAACACATTCTAGTAAGGTATTGGATTTCGGACTAGATTTCTAAATGAAAGTACAAAGGCCTTGGTGGAAAGTTGGAACAAATGACTACCATTTATTGATGAAAAGCTCGAAGACTCGCGGATCCCGCAGGCAAATACCAATCCACATCGCGACACCTAAATAAACGCCGAATAGCGTATGACTGAAGAGTGGTGCGTTGATCCGGAGCTGCGCCGCGATCGCGCCTCCCAAAAGGCCCATCATCAAAATGCCGGAGATCGGGGCTGTGTGTGGAACGAGCACCCCTAACGCGAGGAGCACCTCTAGGATGCCAATTGGTACGACCCACCTCCGGTCAAATCCGAGGGCATCCATCGGTTTGTTTGCAACATCCAGTCTTAATAATTTGGGCGTGGCAGATGCGCCTATTAGAAACAGGGCAAGCAAACTCAGGATTAGCCAGCCAGCAATGACCATTCTTGTCTCCAATCCGGGGAGTGAAACGGGCGAAGTGGTGCGCGCGCTTTATGTCATCAAAACAAACATGCGATTTTGAGAAATGTCGAGGCTTATAGTCGCCAGAGATGTGGGGGTGATAACAACAAAGGGCGCCGATGGATTAACCCATTGACGCCCTTGGTTTTTTGGCTCCGGCGGTAGGGATCGAACCTACGACCAATTGATTAACAGTCAACTGCTCTACCGCTGAGCTACGCCGGAACACGAGGGCGATATAGCAATGTGATTTTCCGGCGTCCAGAGGCATTTGGTAGAAAATTCAAAGAAGTTTTCCAACGCCTGAGAGGGAGAAGATGCCTTGCGCATTGACGGGACCATTGGTGCCGACGCGGCCTTGTTCGTAAAGCGCGATCAGATGGGCAAGCACATTGCGCTCTGCCGCAGGAAGCAAGGCGGATGGAATGTCGCTGTAAATTTTTTCAGCCAGTTGCCGCGGTGTTGCGCGGGTCGTTTCTAACACTCGGAGGATGGCATCGGTTCGCGTTTCGCGGTGCGCGATCAGTTCTCTCACACGATCGTGCGGTTCGGCAATCGGAGCACCATGACCGGGGAGGTAAGTTTCAGACGGAACGGTCAACAGCTTGTGGCAAGCCGCAAGAAAATCATTCAAATCGCCGTCTGGTGGCGAAATGAGGGAACTGGCCCAACCCATGACATGATCGCCACTGAACAGAGCGCCGCGCCAATCGAAGCACATGTGGTTGCCCATGTGGCCTGGAGAGTGAATGGCGCGAATCGGATCTCCTTCTAGATCCATGTCATCACCATCCATCAACGTTTCATCAGGCTGGAAGGCACGATCCACGCCTTCTCCGCCTTCGGCGTTCAGTTGGGGGCGCAGCTCATTCATGATGGCGCTACGGCCGGTATCGGAGTCGCCAAAGGCCAATACCGGAGCGGCGAGGCTGTCTGCGAGGTGGCGCGCGAGCGCCGAGTGATCACGATGGCTGTGGGTGACAAGTATTCTGGTGACTCTTCTTCCATCAACCTCTTGCAAAATTGAATCATGATGTGATGCAAGGTCGGGGCCGGGGTCAATAATCACGAGATCTTGCCGGCCGAGAATGTAGGTATTGGTTCCGCCATAGGTCATCGGAGACGGATTGGCCGCACGGATTCTTACGATATCTTGCGGGAAGCGGCGGAGAGAATCTGCGTCGGTATCTGACACTCTTGGCGCTTTCATATGCTGTGACCATTGGCTAGCGTGCGTTTATGGCCCGATTTACAATCAAAGACTATTTGCCGCGCAGCCTTTACGGGCGGGTTTTCGCTATTTTGATCTTGCCTGTCTTACTGTTGCAAGTGCTTCTCACTGTGGTGCTGTTCCAGCGGCATTTCGAGCAGGTCAGTGCGCAGTTGAGCGAGATCGCGGCTCGGGAGATTGCTTACGCGATTGACGCCTGGCGGGCGGATGACATCAAGCCGCACTTTGATATCGCCCTGACACCGCGTGAGGACCCTGTGCCAGAGGATTCGTGGCCGGTTTATGATTTTACTGGCGCGACAGTGGCAAGAACGCTGAAATCGCGCATCCCGGAAATGAAAGCGTTGGTGATGGAGAACAGCCCCGACGCGTCGCTCTGGCTGGAGGTGGACGGGCGATATCTGGTCGCCTCTATTGCGCGTGAGCGACTTGCGGCGCGAAACCCCCACCAATTATTAGTGATTCTGCTGTTCTCGGGGATCGTTTTCCTATTGATTGCGGTCGTTTTCCTACGCAACCAATTGCGACCTATCCGGCGCTTAGCCCATGCAGCGACAGAGTTCGGGCGCGGTCGGGTCTTGCCTTTGACACCTGCTGGCGCGCTTGAGGTGCGGGCTGCTGCGACCGCGTTCTTGGACATGCGTGCACGGATCGAGCGGCAGCGGCAAACGCGAACACTCATGCTATCAGGTGTGAGCCATGATTTACGCACGCCTCTGACGCGCTTAAGGCTTGGGCTGTCTCTTATCGACGAACCCGAAGCCGAAGATTTGCGCGCCGATGTCGATGATATGGAACGGCTGGTGAACGGGTTTCTTGATTATGCGCGGGATGCAAGCCTTGAACCCGCCACACCCGTAGATTTGACGCGCCTCATCGAAAACTGCGTTGAGTCAGTCGCAAGCGCGCATGTAGGAGTACCGTTTGAGATTATCGGTACGCTCCCAGCGCATGTTTCGGTGCGGCCGCTGGCACTGCAACGCGCGGTCGTTAACCTGCTGGAAAATGCAATGCGATACGGCACGAATATGCGGCTGAGTTTAAAAGTATTGGAGCGATCATTCGCGATCATCGTCGAAGATGATGGCCCCGGTATCCCGCCCGATCAACGGGAAGAAGCGTTGAAACCCTTCGCCCGACTGGACCCCGCACGCAACCAGAGTAAGGCAGTGGGCGTCGGGCTCGGTCTGGCAATTGTGGCGGACGTTGCGCGTATGCATGGCGGAGCCGTGCGGCTTGGGGAAAGTACACTTGGTGGGCTGAAGGCGGAGTTGATCATCCCGTTCTAGGGATGTGGTAGGCCCGGAGGGACTCGAACCCCCAACCAAAGCGTTATGAGCGCTCTGCTCTAACCAATTGAGCTACAGGCCCGCCTGAATGCGTCCTAGCAGAGCGCCGCGCGGCGTCAAGTTGTGACTGGCTCTTTTTGAGAGCATGCGGTAGGGGGAGGCAATCTCAGATAGCGGGGCGCCATGACCGATAAATCCCAACTCACTTATGCCGATGCTGGCGTTGATATCGATGCTGGAAACACTCTCGTAGAGCGGATCAAGCCTGCCGCGAAGGCAACAACGCGCTCTGGTGTGATGGCCGGATTGGGCGGTTTTGGTGCGCTGTTCGACCTGAAGAACGCGGGCTACAACGATCCTATTCTTGTGGCGGCAACGGATGGCGTGGGAACGAAACTGCGCATTGCGATCGATACCGGCAAGGTGGATACCATCGGTATTGATCTGGTGGCAATGTGCGTCAACGATCTTGTGTGCCAAGGTGCGGAGCCGCTGTTCTTCCTGGATTACTTCGCCACAGGGAAGCTTGATGTCGACTCTGCGACCCAGATTATCAATGGTATTGCGAAGGGATGTCAGGACTCGGGCTGTGCGCTGATCGGTGGAGAAACCGCCGAAATGCCGGGCATGTATGAAGCGGGCGATTTCGATCTGGCCGGCTTTGCCGTGGGAGCGATGGAACGGGGTGCTGACTTGCCGCGCGATGTATCCGAGGGGGATATTCTGTTAGGGCTGGCGTCCAACGGTGTGCACTCCAACGGCTATTCCTTGGTCCGCCGCGTGGTTGAACGGGCAGGGCTCTCTTGGGAGGATGATGCGCCCTTTGCGGAGGGCACTGTTGGTGATGCTCTGCTGGTGCCAACACGGCTTTATGTCACCTCCGCTTTGGCGGCATTGCGTACGGGCGGTGTCCATGCGCTGGCCCATATCACCGGCGGTGGCTTGACGGAAAACCTGCCGCGCGTCTTGCCGGAGGGGATTGGCGCAGAGATCAACCTTGATGCGTGGGAATTGCCGTCGGTTTTCAAGTGGTTGGCTGAAGGTGCCGCGCTTGAGGAAGCCGAACTACTCAAGACGTTCAATTCAGGCATTGGGATGATTGTTGTAGCCGCGCCTGAGGACGCTGACAAAGTGCGCACAGCGCTCCAAGATGCGGGTGAAACTGTGTATGAAATGGGCCAGATCGTCTCGGGTGAGGGTGTGCGCTACGCGGGCGCGCTGCTGTGAGAAAACGGGTAGCGATCCTGATTTCGGGCGGTGGTTCGAATATGGTGTCGCTGGTCGAGTCCATGACAGGCGATCATCCTGCGCGTCCGGTTTTGGTGCTTTCTAACATCGCGGGAGCGGGGGGACTGGCTCGCGCCGCTGAACGCGGGATTCCAACCGCAACAGTGCAGCATACAGATTTTGGCGGTGATCGTGGGGCGTTTGAGGCCGCACTTGATGAAGTGCTCGCGGAAGCCGCGCCGGATATCATTTGTCTGGCAGGGTTCATGCGTGTTTTGACTGCCGGATTTACTGGTAAATGGGCAGGGCGGATGCTGAACATCCATCCGTCACTTCTGCCCAAATACCGCGGACTTCATACACATCGCCGTGCGCTTGAGGCGGGTGACCATGAGCATGGCTGTAGCGTGCATGAGGTGACAGCAGAACTTGATGGCGGGCCGGTTCTCGGGCAGGCGCGCTTGCCGGTGCTGCCAGACGACACCGAAGAAACGCTTGCTGCCCGCGTGTTGGAGATGGAGCATAGGCTCTATCCGGAGGTTTTGCGCCGCTATGCCGCTGATGACCGGACCCCGGTGGTGATGTCCAGTTCTTCCTGAATGAGACTGCCCTCATAGGCTTTCAGACAGGGGCGAACGGTTTCGGGGATCCTTTGACCATCGCGGACATCGGGGAAGAGGTCCAAGATTTCCCGCGCAGTTTCTGCGCCGAGAAGTTTGAGAGACTCCTGTCCGAGATGGAGTGACTCGGTCGCGATTCCTTCGGAGAAGATCGCTTGGTGGCTGTCGAGCGCCAAATGGTAATACCGCACAGTAGGGCGCGGATCGAAACGGACAGTCTTTCCGTTTACGAGATATTTGGCAGAGACAAGAACTTGCGGATCACCAAAAAACAGCGAATTATTATGATTATTGATTAAAATGCGATGCAGCGGCGAGACGTATAGATCGCGGTAGTTCCCCAGTACCCCAGCAGCAAAGCGAACGGGCGCATAGTCGCCAGATGCGTCGAATTCAGAATTGCCGATCCAGCGGATTGCCATCGGGCCGTTATCAAGCGTCATAACGCTATCGCCGGGGCGCAACGTTTCGATCGGCAGGGGGCCGTATTCTGTCTCGATCAATGTGCCACGCACAAAACAGGTCGCCTGATCGCGCTGCAAATGCGGCGGTTTGGCCTGTTCTGGTAAATCAAGGCTTTCGAGGACTTCGTTGCTCTTGCCACGAATCTTAGGAGGCATCTGCGCCTCCTATTAGCCGAACGCTGATCGGATCCTGCCTTAACGCCGCTTTAGCGACCTGATCGTAATGGTTGCCCACTATGCTGCCTATTTGCCAAGTGCCCCCCCAGGCGTGGCGATAGCAATATCTATATGTATACATGCACTACCACTAATGAGCAATATCCATGGGTCACCCACAATCTTTGGCATGCACTTCCATTCCTGCTTGCCTTGACCTATCAGGGGCAGGAGATGTTTCATCGCAGTGTAGAAATCGAGATCTGACGCCAATGGATATTATTCGTACAACCGAAGCACTGGCCGCGTTTTGCGACCGGGCCGCGCAGCGCCCATATGTCACTGTTGATACGGAATTCCTGCGGGAGCGGACCTACTACTCGAAGCTGTGCCTGATGCAGATGGCCTATTCAGACGAAGACGGCGGCGAAGCGGTGTTGATTGACACCTTGGAAGAGGGGCTTTCTCTTGCGCCGGTTTACGAGCTGTTCCGCAATACGAATGTCGTGAAGGTGTTCCACGCTGCG is a genomic window containing:
- the guaB gene encoding IMP dehydrogenase — encoded protein: MEIREALTFDDVLLVPAASNVLPSTADTRTFVTKSIGLNIPLMSSAMDTVTEARMAITMAQSGGMGVIHRNLTVDEQAQEVRRVKRFVSGIVYNPITLTPDQTMADAQALMERYRVTGFPVVRPDGRVVGIVTNRDMRFASDETTPVSAVMTTDNLAILQEPADREEARNLMRARRIEKLLITDKDGKLTGLLTLKDSEQAVLNPSACKDDLGRLRVAAASTVGDAGFERSQALIDAGVDIVVIDTAHGHSEGVGKAVERVKKLSSHVQVIAGNVATGAATKALIDAGADAVKVGIGPGSICTTRMVAGVGVPQLTAVMDCAAAAGETPVIADGGIKFSGDFAKAIAAGASCAMVGSMIAGTDESPGEVILYQGRSFKAYRGMGSLGAMARGSADRYFQKDAASDKLVPEGIEGQVPYKGPAGAVLHQLVGGLRAAMGYTGCATVEEMRKNSSFVKITGAGLKESHVHDVQITRESPNYRIG
- the nadA gene encoding quinolinate synthase NadA, with amino-acid sequence MLDLTFIRSELAAHYDLAPDPDLAAKMSPIYAKIDKVVTPFDFATFAPYIAAINALKAERNAAILAHNYMTPEIYHGVADVVGDSLQLAIEATKVQADVIVQCGVHFMAETSKVLNPSKIVLIPDMDAGCSLAESITQAGIAEMRARYPGAPVVSYVNTTAEVKAASDICCTSSNAAQIVAGLPDETVIMTPDKYLAQNVAKLVPHKNIVWWDGSCIVHEQYTAEDLREFRSWNPGTRIIAHPECPPDVVAESDFSGSTAGIIAYVEKEQPEKAMLVTECSMASNIAEANPAVDFVGPCNMCPYMKKITLEKILWSLHSMETPVEVDAAVAEGARQAVQRMIDLSQKLAA
- a CDS encoding L-aspartate oxidase → MTAQIHTDRVVIVGAGLGALYAALSFAPYPVLVISPEALGAGASSTWAQGGVAAAMAKTDSPEAHANDTIAAGAGAVDPVIAALVTAEARQHVLALTELGTPFDRDAQGNYLLNHEAAHSEARVVRARGDQSGAKIMERLVAAVENTPSVQVLEGFVVTGLIKTNSQVRGVEIIPVAGGAAACRIIAPAVLLAAGGVGGLYAKTTNPPQIRGEALGLAIRAGAKVRDLEFVQFHPTAIDIGLDPCPLATEALRGEGGLLLNNEGVRFALAHDPRGELAPRDVVARAIFSEERAGRRPVLDVREAVGQAMAERFPTVTCACLRGGVDPSREPIPVTVAAHFHMGGVATDENGRTSLEGLWACGEVACTGLHGANRLASNGLLEALVFAQRAAADIRQGLCGNPDLTMAIVPQASAGSGAKIDLGSVALVRRTMSRDVGVVRRAKGLRYAITVIGELLAAHADDIRFINMCTAALAIAEAALARPDPCGSHFRDDLSKLVDGAKHEQLKEPL
- the nadC gene encoding carboxylating nicotinate-nucleotide diphosphorylase, with product MNAHLPDIILEPLVRAALMEDLGQFGDVTTRAVVPAGTRYRARIVAREEGVVSGMQMARLAFKLVDPQLEISVLCEDGMTCNRGDVLMTIAGDAASILSGERVALNFAGRMAGIATMTAAFVSKAVGTQAKITCTRKTTPGLRVVEKQAVLHGGGSSHRFSLSDAILIKDNHIAAAGGIGPVLTAVRQNASHMVRVEIEVDRIDQLQEVLNVGGADVVLLDNMTTETLAEAVRLVGGRLVTEASGNMNLGRIAEVAATGVDFISVGALTHSSKVLDFGLDF
- a CDS encoding DoxX family protein; this encodes MVIAGWLILSLLALFLIGASATPKLLRLDVANKPMDALGFDRRWVVPIGILEVLLALGVLVPHTAPISGILMMGLLGGAIAAQLRINAPLFSHTLFGVYLGVAMWIGICLRDPRVFELFINKW
- a CDS encoding MBL fold metallo-hydrolase, encoding MSDTDADSLRRFPQDIVRIRAANPSPMTYGGTNTYILGRQDLVIIDPGPDLASHHDSILQEVDGRRVTRILVTHSHRDHSALARHLADSLAAPVLAFGDSDTGRSAIMNELRPQLNAEGGEGVDRAFQPDETLMDGDDMDLEGDPIRAIHSPGHMGNHMCFDWRGALFSGDHVMGWASSLISPPDGDLNDFLAACHKLLTVPSETYLPGHGAPIAEPHDRVRELIAHRETRTDAILRVLETTRATPRQLAEKIYSDIPSALLPAAERNVLAHLIALYEQGRVGTNGPVNAQGIFSLSGVGKLL
- a CDS encoding ATP-binding protein is translated as MARFTIKDYLPRSLYGRVFAILILPVLLLQVLLTVVLFQRHFEQVSAQLSEIAAREIAYAIDAWRADDIKPHFDIALTPREDPVPEDSWPVYDFTGATVARTLKSRIPEMKALVMENSPDASLWLEVDGRYLVASIARERLAARNPHQLLVILLFSGIVFLLIAVVFLRNQLRPIRRLAHAATEFGRGRVLPLTPAGALEVRAAATAFLDMRARIERQRQTRTLMLSGVSHDLRTPLTRLRLGLSLIDEPEAEDLRADVDDMERLVNGFLDYARDASLEPATPVDLTRLIENCVESVASAHVGVPFEIIGTLPAHVSVRPLALQRAVVNLLENAMRYGTNMRLSLKVLERSFAIIVEDDGPGIPPDQREEALKPFARLDPARNQSKAVGVGLGLAIVADVARMHGGAVRLGESTLGGLKAELIIPF
- the purM gene encoding phosphoribosylformylglycinamidine cyclo-ligase, which codes for MTDKSQLTYADAGVDIDAGNTLVERIKPAAKATTRSGVMAGLGGFGALFDLKNAGYNDPILVAATDGVGTKLRIAIDTGKVDTIGIDLVAMCVNDLVCQGAEPLFFLDYFATGKLDVDSATQIINGIAKGCQDSGCALIGGETAEMPGMYEAGDFDLAGFAVGAMERGADLPRDVSEGDILLGLASNGVHSNGYSLVRRVVERAGLSWEDDAPFAEGTVGDALLVPTRLYVTSALAALRTGGVHALAHITGGGLTENLPRVLPEGIGAEINLDAWELPSVFKWLAEGAALEEAELLKTFNSGIGMIVVAAPEDADKVRTALQDAGETVYEMGQIVSGEGVRYAGALL
- the purN gene encoding phosphoribosylglycinamide formyltransferase, with the translated sequence MVSLVESMTGDHPARPVLVLSNIAGAGGLARAAERGIPTATVQHTDFGGDRGAFEAALDEVLAEAAPDIICLAGFMRVLTAGFTGKWAGRMLNIHPSLLPKYRGLHTHRRALEAGDHEHGCSVHEVTAELDGGPVLGQARLPVLPDDTEETLAARVLEMEHRLYPEVLRRYAADDRTPVVMSSSS
- a CDS encoding Hint domain-containing protein — its product is MPPKIRGKSNEVLESLDLPEQAKPPHLQRDQATCFVRGTLIETEYGPLPIETLRPGDSVMTLDNGPMAIRWIGNSEFDASGDYAPVRFAAGVLGNYRDLYVSPLHRILINNHNNSLFFGDPQVLVSAKYLVNGKTVRFDPRPTVRYYHLALDSHQAIFSEGIATESLHLGQESLKLLGAETAREILDLFPDVRDGQRIPETVRPCLKAYEGSLIQEELDITTGVRSSAA